The DNA window CGCCACGTTGGTCGAGCCGATGGTGCCCCACACGTCGTCCACGAGCGCGGCCTTGGCGTGCACGTAGATGTCCTCGTAGCGCCCGCCGCCGCACGAGGCGGCGAGCCCCGCGAGCGTGAAGCGCGGGTGTCGGGCGAGGATCTCGAGCTGGGTGAAGAATGCGGCCGCGCGCGGATCGCCCCGCGCCGTCCTGATCTCGGGCATCGGCACCGCCGGCACGAGGAACACCACGGCGACACCCCGCGCGAGCGCCGCCTCGAGGTGCGCGAGGACGTCGAGCGAGTGCAGGAACTGGTTCTCGAGGTAGATGGTACGCGCCGCGGCGTCGATCGCCGCGAGGTACTGCTCGAGCACGCTCTGCTCGCCGGCCTCCGTCGGGAAGGGTGCGGCGCCGGGGGCCGGGGTCGCGTCGCGGTAGCGTCCGGGCCGCACCGTGCGCGTGACCTGGGCCGTGGCTGCGCCGGCCGGCGGCGAGGTGACGGCGGGAAAGCGGAGGGGGCCCGCCCGCTCCGCATCCGGCCAGGCGCCGTCGCGGCGGTCGCGTTCGCTCGCCTCGTTCCAGCGCTGCACGAAGTTGTGGTGGACATCGGTGGTGGCCGGGCCGCGCAGCTCGAGGTAGAGATCGTGGACGTTGACGTAGACGTCGTGCGCGACGCCGCCGCCGACCGGCGGATGCCCGGGTGGCACGATCGAGCCGTGGTCCAGGTTGATGCCGCCCACGAAGGCGACCTCGCCCGGCCGGCCGGCGTCGATCAGCCAGCTCTTCTGATGGTGGCAGTACCGCGGGAGGTGATCCCAGCGGGCCAGGAAGCGAGCGCCGCGTGCCGCGAGCCAGGCACGGTCCGCCGCGCTGCCGCCGAAGTGCGACGCGCCGGGCAGGATCCGGTCGAGGTCCGGCTCCCGCCAGAAGAGCGCCCGGACGTCCAGGCCGCGCGCGGCGGCGCGGTCGAGCAGGTCGAAGAAGGTGCCGCGAGCGCCCGGCAGCGCGAGGTCGCGTTCGATGAAGGCGACCGTCACCCAGACGCTCGCGCGCGCCGCCTCGACCGCCTCGGCGATGCGGCGGAAGGCGGGCTCGCCGTCGACGAGCGGCCGGACGGTGTTGCTTGCCCGGGGCGGGTAGGCGCCTCGCAGCGCCGGAGGAACCGGCTCGGTCATGCGCTCGTCCTTGTAGCGAAACCCGGCACGGCGCGCACATGGGACGAGCCGATCGCGAAGGCCGAAATCTCCAAAAGGGAGGCGGGGGGCCGAAGCCCCCCGCCGTGGCCCTTTCCTTACTGTGAGACGACCGCGGAAATCTCGCCAGCCGTCAGCTTGATGTCGAAAGCGGACGTACTGCCGGCATTGGTATCCAGGCGCTGGCAGTTCAACGTCACCGTGATCGCGGTGTTGAAGCTATTGGCGATCACGAAGGGAAGCGCCGTCGTCCCAGGGATGCTGCTGCTGATGGCGGAGACGACGGTCGCCGACGTGCTGTCGGAATCCAGGATGTTTGCACTCGCGTCCTGCGCCACGAGGCTGCACTTCACGTAGTGCGTCTTGGCGGTCTGAGTATTCGAGAGCCACATCTTTGCACTGATCATATAGGTGCCACTATTCAAGGTCGTACTGGCCAGAGTGATGGTAGCACCGGTGTTCGGAATCGAAGCGGCTCCCTGCGGGAGTGCCTGACGATGAACCATCGAAACTCCCGGATCCCCCTTCGGACCTTGAGGACCCTGGGAGCCAAGTGCCCCGGTTGGACCCTGCGGACCCTGAGGACCCGTTGACCCAGTCAGCCCAGGGGGACCCTGAGCACCTGGAGGCCCAGCCACGCCATCATGGCCAGGATTTCCCTGGTCGCCCTTCGGACCCTGGGGACCAGTAGCGCCCGTCAGCCCGGGCGGTCCAGCGGCGCCCGGAGGCCCAGGGATGCCGTCGTGGCCGTTCGCTCCTGGATCGCCTTTCGCGCCCGTGCAGTCGTGGACGTTGCACGCCCCGTCGTGGTTCACATCCTCGGTCGCGAGGTCGCACCCGCCGTTCTCGTTCAGATCCCAGCAGTGGTGGCCATCGCCACCAGGGTTGCCTGCGGGACCCTGCGGGCCGTTGTCACCCTTCGGACCCTGAGGTCCAGGCGCGCCGTCGCGCCCAGGAGGTCCATCCGCTCCCGGCGGGCCAGGCACCCCGTCGTGACCAGGGTTGCCCTGGGGTCCCTGAGCACCCTGGGGACCTTTGCAATCCAGGACCGTGCAGGATCCGTCGTGATTCAGATCCTCTGTAGCCAGATCACATTGGCCATCTTCGTTTACATCCCAGCAGTCGAAGCCGTGAGGGCCCATCGCACCCTGCGCACCGGGCATGCCCGGGTCACCCTTCGGACCCTGAGGCCCGTGGTCGCCCGGGTCGCCCTTCGGGCCCTGAGCACCCGGCACACCCGGGTCGCCCTGCGGACCCTGGGGACCAGGTTCGCCCGGAACACCCTGCAGACCCTGCGGACCCTGGGGCCCAACAGGACCCTGGGGACCGATGCAATCCAGGACAGTGCAAGATCCGTCACCATTCACATCTTCGGTCGCCAGGTCGCATTGGTGATTGCCATTTGCATCCCAGCAATCGAGTCCCTCGTCACCCTTCGGACCCTGAGCACCCGGCAGACCCGGCTCGCCCTGCGGACCCTGACCGCCACGATCGCCCGGGTCGCCCTTCGTACCCGGCGCACCGGGCAGACCCGGATCACCCTGCGGACCCGGAGCGCCCGGCAGACCCGGGTCGCCCTGGGGACCCTGGGGACCAGGTTCGCCCGGAACACCCTGCGGACCTTGCGCTCCCTGGGAGCCAGGAGAACCGACGCAATCCAGAGCAGTGCACGATCCGTCGCCATTCACATCTTCGGTAGCCAGGTCACATTTGTGATTGCCGTTGGCGTCCCAGCAATCTAGTCCGTCGTCACCCTGGAGTCCCGGGTCGCCCTTCGGGCCCTTGTGACCGTCGGCTCCCGTCGGGCCCACCGGGCCGGTGGTGCCGGGAGGCCCTGCAGGACCCATCGGTCCCATCGGACCCATCGGCCCTTGGGGACCCATCGCCCCCTGCGGACCGGTCGGCCCCATCGGACCCGGGTCGCCCGCACGGCCCTTTGAACCCTTCGGACCCTGGGGAGCGGTAGGGTCGACCTGAACTTCTCCCTTCTTGCACTGTCCGCTGCGCTGAACGACGTTGCCCTTTGAATCAAGGCAAAAGACGTTCGGCCCACTCTTTGCCGACGCCACCCCGCCCTTGCTCAAGAGCGAGACGAGCACAACAGCAAGCCACGATCTACCTGATTTTATCATCACCATCTATTCCTTTCTTCGTTCTGCTGCTTCACCTGTCGTTTCCCGCCATTCAGCTCCGCCGGATTCCCAGATCCGCTGGAGGAAAAACGGCCGCATGCACCGCCTCACGCCCTTCCGTAGGCATGAACGGCCGTTCGCAGGTCACATCGGCCGCACCGTGGTGGCGGGGCCGCTCAGCCTGACCCCACGAGTCCCCGCTCCAAGTCGAGCCGGTTCCTCCCACACACCGGCACGTCCAGCAGCACACACCGCGCCCGCCCACCGTTCTCCGCGGCGAGCAAACCCTGCATGCCGGCGAACGTCTCCGTCGGTACCGTTAATGTCCCTCATCGCGTCTCGTCCGTACGCCTCCGCCATGACCCGACGTGATGCTGTAGTGTCCCCAATGATATTTGTCAACTGAAAACACACGTCATACCCTATCGAGCCGCTCTTGAAGTTGTACATAAGCTATATCCCAAGCCTATGCTAGTACGCCTGTCATGCTGCCGTCTGTGCGACCCCGCATGCGCTCTGCCTCGCCGTCTGCGCATTTTCGTGCCCTCTGCTGTACAGTCTGCATCAACTTCGCAGCGGGTGACGCGTCGCTCGGCAACCTCGCAGCAGGTTGCGGCCCCCCCCAGGACCCGGTTCGGCGTCTGAGCCCGTTGCCCGAGCCCTCACCTTCTCGTCCAGGGAACACCCGCATGGGCGGCTCGCGTTGGCGATGCTGACTGCGCGACGGCGCTAGTTAGCAGCCTAGGGCGACGTGCGCGCGTTCACCGATGGGGCCGCCGCGCGATCACCGCGCGGTCAGACTGACTGCGTTCGTGTTGACGAGGAGTACGCCGGCCGACGAAGGCCGAAGCCGCGAACCGGCGTTGTCTCGGCGCCTCGCCGCCGTTTGCCCGGCTGCGTGGCGCCGGCGGGTACGCCCCGTCGTCGTGGACCACGGACTGGCGGCTCGGGCGAGGCTCCGGCACCGTACTTGCGGGCGATCCTCGCCTGCGCTAGGCCTTCGACCGTCGCGTCTCCCTCGACATGGAGGTCCGATGCTGAGAGACAGGACGCGTACCGCGCTGGGCGCCGCCGCGGCGCTGGCGCTCGTGACCTCTGCGGCTTCCGCGCCCGTCCCGAAGAACCTGCCGCGCGGCGTCTCGGAAGTCCTCTACGAGATCGTGGTGCCGCCGGGCGCCGAGCCGACGCCCGAGAAGGTGGCGCTCGGCGAGAAGCTCTTCAACGAGAAGCGCCTGTCGGCGAACGATCAGGTGGCATGCGCCACCTGCCATGATCCAGCCAAGGGCTTCGTCGACCACAAGCCCCTCGCCGAGGGCATTGCGGCACCGGCCCAGCGCACCCAGCGCAACAGCCCGACGGTGCTGAACGCGATGTTCAACGCCGCCCAGTTCTGGGACGGGCGAGCGCCGACGCTCGAGGAGCAGGCGAAGCTGCCGATCCTGAATCCGATCGAGATGGGTCAGAAGTCGCCGGACGACGTGGTGGCCAAGCTGCGCGGCATCTCCGAGTACCGCAGCGCCTTCCAGCAGGTCTTCGGCCACGATCTCACCTACGACGACGTCGCCGCCGCGATCGCCGCCTTCGAGCGCACGCAGTATGCCGGCGACGCGCCCTTCGATCGCTTCGTCGCCGGCGACGAGAAGGCGATCGACGAGTCGGCCAAGCGCGGCTGGGGGCTCTTCAACGGCAAGGGCCGCTGCAACGCCTGCCACGCCTTCAGCACCGTGAGCCCGCTCTTCTCGGATCAGAAGTTCCACAACATCGGCATCGCGGCCCACAAGACCGACTTCATCGACCTCGCGCGCAAGGCGACGGCCATCGTGCGCAGCGGGGACTTGAAGCAGATCGACGAGCTCGCCATCCAGTCCAACCTCTCCGAGCTCGGCCGCTTCCTGGTCACCAAGAACTCGAACGACATCGGGGCCTTCAAGACGCCGGGGCTCCGCAACGTCGCCGTGACCTCGCCCTACATGCACGACGGTTCGCTCGCCACGCTCTGGGACGTGATGGACCACTACAACAAGGGCGGGGTGCCGAACCCGAACCTCGACGGCGGCATGCAGCGCCTCGGCCTCACCGAGGCCGAGATCGACGACATGGTGAGCTTCATGGCCTCACTCACGAGTGCGAAGCTCGGCGAGTTCGGCAAGCAGGAGATGGCGCGCCAGCAGGCGAGGAAGAACGTGCGGCCCGAGCGCGACACGGCGGTGGCCACCGGCAAGAAGGGCGACCTCGGCGACCTCGCGCCGACGCCGGACCGGGCAAAGCCGGCCGCGTTCGGCGTGCTGGTGCGGAAGGGGACGTCGTATGACTAGGGGATTCAAGAGCATCGAGACCAAGCACTACGCGGAGCGCGACGCCTTCTTTGCCGGGCTCGGGCGCGTCTCGCGCCGTTCCTTCCTGAAGCTCGCCGGCCTCTCGGCGGGAATCGCCCTCGGCAAGGGGCTCGTCACGCCCCACAGCTTCCAGCTCGTCGAGGTGGCGGATGCCGCGGAGCGCTTCACCTTCGCCTACATCTCGGACACGCACCTCTATCCCCGCACGCTGAACGATCGCTTCGTGCGCGCCATCTTGAAGGCGGTCGACGACGTCAACAACCTTCAGCCGCAGCCCGACTTCGTCCTCATGGGCGGCGACCTGGCGCAGCTCGGCCGCAAGGAGGAGCTCGACCTCGGCCGCCAGATCCTGAAGGCGGTGAAGGCGCCGATCCGCATGATGGTCGGCGAGCACGACTGGTTCCTCGACCTCGGCCAGTACTGGAAGTCGCTCTTCGGGGCGGAGAGCTACTCCTTCGACCACAAGGGCGTGCACTTCGTGACCGTGATGAGCGTGCAGGAGAAGGACTTCTGGACCGAGCGCGGCTTCACGCCGGAGCAGCGCATGCAGACGGTCGCCGGCCTCGACAACGGCATCCAGTCGCGCTTCGAGGTCGGCGAGGCGGGACGGGAGTGGCTGAAGAACGACCTCGCCAAGGTGGACAAGAAGACGCCGGTCGTCGTCTTCTCGCACTCGCCGCTCTACAAGTACTACCGCCCGTGGAACTTCTGGACGGAGGACGCGGACGAGGTCCAGGCGATCCTGCGTCCGTTCGAGCACGTGACCGTGATCCACGGCCACACCCATCAGCTGCTGACCAATCGCATCGACAACATCCACTTCCACGGCATGCTCTCGACCGCCTGGCCGTGGCCGTACGCGCCGGAGGGGCTGCCGAAGCTCACCATCCAGCAGAACCGCGCCGACCCCTTCGACCAGTTCGACGGGTGCGGCGACGGCAGCGTGGACGTCGTCGAGAGCGGCCTCGTGAACGCGCTCTACAACCTGTGGGACCGGAATCCCGTGACCGTCCGCGCCAGCTACGTCGCCTCCAGCGGCGCCCAGGAGGCGCCCCCGCGAACCAAGCTTCCTTCCTACTAGCGAAGGGGACGTGATGACGCCGAAGACGACCCTCACCTTCATCGCCCTGCCCGCGCTGGCGCTCGGCGGCCTCGTGCTCGCCCAGTCGCGCACTGGCCTGCCGCGCCACGACGCGCCGCCGTCGCCGTCCGGCAACCTGTCGGTGGCGCTGTGCGACGGCGAGACGGTGGCCGAGGTGCCCGGCGTGAAGGAAGGTGAGACGCCCACCCCGGAGCAGGCGCGCGCCGTCGCCGACACGCTGATGACCGAGTGGCGGCGGAAGAACCCGAACGCCGCCTGGGAAGGCGAGCCCGTACGGGTCGCCCAGGCGCTGCCGCGCGAGGGCGGGGAAAAGGGCGCGCCGGCCGCAGCCGAGCGCCCGAAGGAGGGCGGCGGCGGTGCCGGCGGCCTACCGGCCGGCCCCCAGGGGGCTGTCCAGGAGGGCCAGACCTACGGGGCCTTCTCGCAGCGCGACGAACGCATCTGGCAGGCGGAGACCGA is part of the Deltaproteobacteria bacterium genome and encodes:
- a CDS encoding phosphatidylserine/phosphatidylglycerophosphate/cardiolipin synthase family protein → MTEPVPPALRGAYPPRASNTVRPLVDGEPAFRRIAEAVEAARASVWVTVAFIERDLALPGARGTFFDLLDRAAARGLDVRALFWREPDLDRILPGASHFGGSAADRAWLAARGARFLARWDHLPRYCHHQKSWLIDAGRPGEVAFVGGINLDHGSIVPPGHPPVGGGVAHDVYVNVHDLYLELRGPATTDVHHNFVQRWNEASERDRRDGAWPDAERAGPLRFPAVTSPPAGAATAQVTRTVRPGRYRDATPAPGAAPFPTEAGEQSVLEQYLAAIDAAARTIYLENQFLHSLDVLAHLEAALARGVAVVFLVPAVPMPEIRTARGDPRAAAFFTQLEILARHPRFTLAGLAASCGGGRYEDIYVHAKAALVDDVWGTIGSTNVASRSFHADTELNVSFWDARAARALRCSLLQEHLGADTTSLDDRAALALFRDAAGTNRDRRVRGERLHGLAFALDPARYAA
- a CDS encoding cytochrome-c peroxidase, with protein sequence MLRDRTRTALGAAAALALVTSAASAPVPKNLPRGVSEVLYEIVVPPGAEPTPEKVALGEKLFNEKRLSANDQVACATCHDPAKGFVDHKPLAEGIAAPAQRTQRNSPTVLNAMFNAAQFWDGRAPTLEEQAKLPILNPIEMGQKSPDDVVAKLRGISEYRSAFQQVFGHDLTYDDVAAAIAAFERTQYAGDAPFDRFVAGDEKAIDESAKRGWGLFNGKGRCNACHAFSTVSPLFSDQKFHNIGIAAHKTDFIDLARKATAIVRSGDLKQIDELAIQSNLSELGRFLVTKNSNDIGAFKTPGLRNVAVTSPYMHDGSLATLWDVMDHYNKGGVPNPNLDGGMQRLGLTEAEIDDMVSFMASLTSAKLGEFGKQEMARQQARKNVRPERDTAVATGKKGDLGDLAPTPDRAKPAAFGVLVRKGTSYD
- a CDS encoding serine/threonine protein phosphatase — encoded protein: MTRGFKSIETKHYAERDAFFAGLGRVSRRSFLKLAGLSAGIALGKGLVTPHSFQLVEVADAAERFTFAYISDTHLYPRTLNDRFVRAILKAVDDVNNLQPQPDFVLMGGDLAQLGRKEELDLGRQILKAVKAPIRMMVGEHDWFLDLGQYWKSLFGAESYSFDHKGVHFVTVMSVQEKDFWTERGFTPEQRMQTVAGLDNGIQSRFEVGEAGREWLKNDLAKVDKKTPVVVFSHSPLYKYYRPWNFWTEDADEVQAILRPFEHVTVIHGHTHQLLTNRIDNIHFHGMLSTAWPWPYAPEGLPKLTIQQNRADPFDQFDGCGDGSVDVVESGLVNALYNLWDRNPVTVRASYVASSGAQEAPPRTKLPSY